Within Psychrobacter sp. DAB_AL43B, the genomic segment CGATAAGCAATTGATACTATTATAAATAATCTAACATACTTATAATCATTAGCAGACGCTAACTTTTCACATTGACGTGGGGTTGTGATAAAATACGCCACCTGTTAATCGCCTACCCCGCTATATTTTTAGTCAATCATGGACTTATCCTTATGAGTGTTACTGTATTCAATCCTCGCCTCGATGACACTGCTGTCGCTGACATCACTACTATTGCGCCTGCTGTCACTGCACTCAAAGAACCAAGTTCAGCCGAAGCACCGGTAAAAGCAGCAACTAAAAAAGTATTTATCACCACCCAAGGCTGTCAGATGAATGTCTATGACTCGGGCAAAATGCTCGATGTCCTTGGCGACTCACACGGCATGGAAGTGACTCATGATATCGATGAAGCCGATGTACTACTGATGAATACCTGCTCCATTCGCGAAAAAGCCCAAGAAAAAGTCTTTTCAGAATTGGGTCGCTGGCGCAAATTAAAAGAGAAACGTCCTGACCTCGTCATCGGCGTTGGCGGCTGCGTCGCTTCACAAGAAGGCGACAATATCCAAAAACGCGCGCCTTATGTTGACATGGTTTTTGGTCCACAAACCTTACACCGTTTGCCAGAGCTATATGACCAGTCACACGAGCAACGTGAGATTGCGCCTAAAAACCGTATTGGTACAGTGGATGTATCTTTTCCAAGTATCGAAAAGTTTGATTTTTTGCCAGAGCCAAGAGTAGAAGGTTATAAAGCTTTTGTTTCTATCATGGAAGGCTGCTCGAAGTATTGCTCATTTTGCGTGGTACCTTATACGCGCGGTGAAGAATTATCACGTCCACTGGATGATGTATTAGCAGAAATTGACAGCTTAGCGGCGCAAGGCATCCGCGAAATTAATCTATTAGGCCAAAACGTTAATGGCTATCGCGGCGAAAAAGACGACGGCAGTATTTGCCGCTTCGCTGAGCTATTGCACTATGTGTCGCACGTCGATGGCGTTGAGCGTATTCGCTACACCACCAGTCACCCGCTAGAATTCACCGATGACATCATTGATGCCTATGCACAATTGCCAGAGCTGGTATCACACTTACATCTACCGGTGCAGAGTGGCTCAAACGCTATCTTGGCGGCGATGAAACGTAACCATACCATTGATGTTTATATTAATCAGATTAATAAACTTAAAGCCATTCGACCTGATATTTACTTATCGAGCGATTTTATCATTGGCTTCCCAGGGGAGACCGATGAAGATTTTCAAGCGACATTGAATTTGGCAAAAGAGTTAAACTTCGATCACTCATACAGCTTTATTTATTCTAAGCGTCCGGGTACGCCAGCGGCAGAACTGCCAGACGATGTGAGCTTTAGCACCAAAAAAGCACGTTTGGCGGAGTTCCAAAAAGTCATTATCGACTCAACGCTTGCTAAAACCCATGAGATGGTTGGCACTACAACTCGTGTCTTAGTTGAACAAGTGGCTAATCGCCATCCTGACTGCTTAATCGGTACGGCAGACAATACTCGTACGGTCATGTTCCCTTACGATGTTGATAAAATGGACGAGCTGCTTGGCAAAATCGTCAGCGTACGTATTACTGATTTTGTCAGTCCGCATATGGTGAAGGGTGAGCTTAAGGAAGTGTTAGCTTAAATAATTATTTTCTAAATAAATACAGTTTTTGAATAAGCATAAAAAAAGCCGTTCACTATTCAATAGCGAGCGGCTTTTCTATATTTATTTTTCCCGTTATTTGCAACACCTTTTGGTAAATCCCTCAAACCTGAAACAGCTCATGAATAGAGTTAAGTGACCTGATTGAATCTCTGTATCAGCGTAAGGTCTGTAGCGGTTAATTTTTATTTGAAACCGCCCTTATTTATTGTTGAGATTACTGTTGCACCTTACTATCATAACTTATTTACTAAAACGACTAATTTGCTCCATTGCTTGCTTTAATAGTGCGTAATCGGGTTCCTCTTTCAATGGCTTATACTCCTTATCAATGTATGAAAATTGTCCTGCAGAGCCAACCTCCATAATATCCTGATGAGCAACTACAGCGTATTTGCTATAGCTAGAAGAAAGCAACCAATCACGATCAACAGGCTTACCCAATAAATCCACTCCCATAGAATAGTCTTGTATTGGATTTTTCACTCCAAGATAGTTCTGTAATAGTGTTGGTACAACATCTTGATGGCTCGTGAAGTAGTTATTCCAGCCATCGACATTTTTAGGCACGTTTTTACCAACGATAACAAAAGGAACGTGTATTTGAGGGTTTGAAAAATTACTGTTATGTCCCCAATAGTTCTGCTTATTATCATTTATCTCTTCGCCATGGTCACCTGTAATAATGACGATAGTGTTTTCCATCTCTCCTGAGGCATTCAATTCATCTAATACTTGCTTAGCAAGACTGTCGACAAAATGTACGCTTGTTTTATAACGATTCATTAATGGTTCAGGATCAGTTTTATTATT encodes:
- the miaB gene encoding tRNA (N6-isopentenyl adenosine(37)-C2)-methylthiotransferase MiaB, with protein sequence MSVTVFNPRLDDTAVADITTIAPAVTALKEPSSAEAPVKAATKKVFITTQGCQMNVYDSGKMLDVLGDSHGMEVTHDIDEADVLLMNTCSIREKAQEKVFSELGRWRKLKEKRPDLVIGVGGCVASQEGDNIQKRAPYVDMVFGPQTLHRLPELYDQSHEQREIAPKNRIGTVDVSFPSIEKFDFLPEPRVEGYKAFVSIMEGCSKYCSFCVVPYTRGEELSRPLDDVLAEIDSLAAQGIREINLLGQNVNGYRGEKDDGSICRFAELLHYVSHVDGVERIRYTTSHPLEFTDDIIDAYAQLPELVSHLHLPVQSGSNAILAAMKRNHTIDVYINQINKLKAIRPDIYLSSDFIIGFPGETDEDFQATLNLAKELNFDHSYSFIYSKRPGTPAAELPDDVSFSTKKARLAEFQKVIIDSTLAKTHEMVGTTTRVLVEQVANRHPDCLIGTADNTRTVMFPYDVDKMDELLGKIVSVRITDFVSPHMVKGELKEVLA